In Bos javanicus breed banteng chromosome 2, ARS-OSU_banteng_1.0, whole genome shotgun sequence, the following proteins share a genomic window:
- the ITM2C gene encoding integral membrane protein 2C, with translation MVKISFQPAVAGIKGDKADKASASASASAPAPTPAAEILLTPAREERPPYQRYKKGGSVGGVCYLSMGMVVLLMGLVFASVYIYRYFFLAQLARDNFFHCGVLYEDSLSSQAHTRMELEEDVKIYLEENYERINVPVPQFGGGDPADIIHDFQRGLTAYHDISLDKCYVIELNTTIVLPPRNFWELLMNVKRGTYLPQTYIIQEEMVVTEHVSDKEALGSFIYHLCSGKDTYRLRRRATRRRINKREAKNCNAIRHFENTFVVETLICGVV, from the exons ATGGTGAAGATAAGCTTCCAGCCGGCGGTGGCCGGCATCAAGGGCGACAAGGCCGACAAGGCTTCGGCCTCGGCCTCGGCCTCGGCCCCAGCGCCCACCCCGGCCGCTGAGATCCTGCTGACGCCGGCTCGG GAAGAGCGCCCCCCCTACCAACGCTACAAGAAGGGGGGCTCCGTGGGCGGCGTGTGCTACTTGTCGATGGGCATGGTCGTGCTGCTCATGGGCCTGGTGTTCGCCTCTGTCTACATCTACAGATACTTCTTCCTGGCTCAG CTGGCCCGAGACAACTTCTTCCACTGTGGTGTCCTCTACGAAGACTCCCTGTCCTCCCAGGCCCACACTCGCATGGAGCTGGAGGAGGACGTGAAGATCTACCTCGAGGAGAACTATGAGCGCATCAACGTGCCCGTGCCCCAGTTTGGGGGTGGTGACCCTGCGGACATCATCCATGACTTTCAGCGG ggtctcaccGCTTATCATGACATCTCCCTGGACAAGTGCTACGTCATCGAGCTCAACACCACCATCGTACTGCCCCCCCGCAACTTCTGGGAGCTCCTCATGAATGTGAAG AGGGGGACCTACCTCCCTCAGACGTACATCATCCAGGAGGAGATGGTGGTCACGGAGCACGTCAGTGACAAGGAGGCCCTGGGCTCCTTCATCTATCACCTGTGCAGCGGGAAGGACACCTACCGCCTGCGGCGCCGGGCCACCCGGAGGC GGATCAACAAACGAGAGGCCAAGAACTGCAACGCCATCCGCCACTTTGAGAACACCTTCGTGGTGGAGACGCTCATCTGCGGGGTGGTGTga